Proteins from a genomic interval of Maniola jurtina chromosome 8, ilManJurt1.1, whole genome shotgun sequence:
- the LOC123867819 gene encoding zinc finger SWIM domain-containing protein 8 homolog isoform X2: MTRAQFNVAVTFDRQKISSCNCTCSSSAHWCSHIVAVCLYRIHLPTQVCLRAPVSESLQRLRRDQLQKFAQYLISELPRQVLPTAQRILDELLSAQPNQINTTCGAPDPTAGASAYEYTSWFLDEKTLHNNINKILVKFCVPTPIVFSDVNYLSTSAPPAAAEWSSLLRPLRGREPEGMWNLLSIVREMFKRSDRNAIPLLEIITEEVMACEQIIVWWYSTKAALVAWGGGGKHGAAGNSAAQHACSSLCDEVVILWRLAALNPGLAPHERDTLHEQFAQWHMKVLDKVAKNRNNHNINTSSSSHPRHSRAHSHPPYINGISENEVFPGFHPAMEACFLEWDDYQIPGVTYTKELNPLYHSPFTIFRHSEKDSVHQVNSSKAVLNNEMSLSYRLTNPDPSIQGHRTLVHRPNRVTIDIAMPGPSNQPCGSGEGPSEVRDTGPNDGNHSSVSSEGFCENEEEILQQSGGDTDSQESSSTGASSEDAVRRVSHDDSVSDDDCNLYYYDAAAARRVAVDSATVVHANASGSSGGGRGPAAVGWGCGWEVSFARAEGLHAHGHARDACALGARLAADLLACPPALGGGGGAGVGAVLSAAAEARRARRRHAPSPRVCAASHRLSCLASATLAKCAFLCTVLAEFNEHHELAFRVGLYALEMARPPASTKALEVKLNNQETELVALLKKLPTGPEQLVLAREKAEQLRDGTLRNRGPALLPIALASFLFDVLVLPATDKENKHPTRVPSDEMLGFEAAVAALGLKANVSEADHPLLCEGTRRQRGELALTLLSFYKDDPVKLARIMNKLLDRDIHQLTKGPMVSMYYTNNARLAAAYRAEPTYNHPVHSIHTQHSAPVIPPPAPPCPLVGEMDRMAVAEGGPSPPAMPHSSHQSHQSHQSHQSHQSHQSHQSHQSHQAHQSHQTHQSHQTHQSHTNTHQQLPRLKDSRYKGKRLYPSVPNQPSEALAHFMFELAKSVLFKAGGSSSTSLFTQTSCAREHHGPHRGLHMAAFQLGLYALGLHNCVSANWLSRTYSSHVSWITGQAMDIGAPAILFLIDAWEGHLTPPEAAGIADKASSGCDVHMVRAAAELALSVLPHAHALNYNEIQRAVLQCKEQSDAMLERACLTVEAAAKGGGVYPEVLYTVARYWHELYLRQASEEGEGAPEEPAYRALPPVAVPLPYPLPYPFYPYPPPAIYQLQVTQPAHFGGAGPAHPGAPFALPPYFVRGIVAPPHALPQHVAHAPLAHPPPIAVTQHPAPIPPPLPASVPTAAVSSVGVSGVNGVAVSTVSVSGVSGSVATNVGSPALPQAQLRRLLAAYRVGMLALETQARRVHDDRPQNKFGSFVSSRNPPYGEHVKWLLRISKRLGAQYLHQFCVCAVNSVVSPFVLYELCVESAHWLARGGPHHLVMQHLRGTLAPLVHKCQQMYIQCIHQKLYHLTSVEYEEFVGIVLSARTAFQLTPEGNTQFKEWLASLRRSKSCKKDLWTQLNAALQTNGK, translated from the exons ATGACCAGAGCTCAGTTCAATGTGGCAGTAACATTTGACAGACAGAAAATTTCTTCATGTAATTGTACTTGTTCATCATCTGCTCATTGGTGTTCTCATATTGTTGCAGTCTGTCTATACAGAATACAttta cCAACGCAAGTATGTCTGCGAGCACCTGTATCAGAATCGTTACAAAGACTACGAAGAGATCAGTTACAAAAATTCGCGCAGTATCTAATATCAGAACTACCGCGACAAGTTCTACCAACGGCTCAACGGATTTTGGACGAGTTACTGTCGGCTCAACCTAACCAGATAAACACGACCTGCGGCGCACCCGACCCTACCGCTGGAGCGTCAGCCTATGAGTACACTTCCTGGTTTCTGGACGAAAAAACCTTGCATAACAACATCAATAAGATTTTAGTGAAGTTTTGTGTTCCAACACCGATAGTCTTCAG TGATGTGAACTACCTTAGTACGAGCGCTCCGCCCGCGGCCGCAGAATGGTCGTCACTGTTGAGACCCCTCCGAGGCAGAGAGCCGGAGGGGATGTGGAACTTACTCTCCATTGTGCGGGAAATGTTCAAACGGAGTGACAGGAATGCTATACCTTTGTTGGAGATCATTACGGAGGAGGTCATGGCGTGTGAACAG ATCATAGTATGGTGGTACAGCACAAAGGCGGCGCTAGTGGCGTGGGGCGGCGGCGGCAAGCACGGCGCCGCTGGCAACTCCGCCGCTCAACACGCCTGCTCGTCGCTTTGTGACGAG GTTGTGATCCTTTGGCGACTTGCGGCACTAAACCCAGGATTGGCGCCGCACGAGAGAGACACTTTGCACGAGCAGTTTGCACAGTGGCATATGAAAGTTCTTGATAAG GTGGCAAAGAATCGCAACAACCACAACATAAACACGTCGTCGTCATCACACCCGCGACATTCTCGCGCGCACTCGCACCCGCCTTACATCAACGGCATCAGCGAAAACGAGGTGTTCCCCGGCTTCCATCCAGCCATGGAAGCCTGCTTCCTCGAGTGGGATGACTACCAGATACCGGGCGTCACTTACACTAAAGAACTGAACCCTCTGTACCACAGCCCTTTCACTATATTCCGGCATTCCGAAAAGGATAGTGTTCATCAG GTGAATTCTTCAAAAGCAGTGTTGAACAACGAGATGTCGCTCAGTTATCGGCTCACGAACCCGGACCCTTCGATCCAGGGACACAGGACGTTGGTGCACAGGCCTAACCGAGTGACGATCGATATTGCTATGCCGGGCCCTTCCAATCAG cCCTGCGGTTCTGGAGAAGGTCCAAGTGAAGTTCGAGATACTGGCCCAAATGACGGAAATCATTCCAGTGTATCATCTGAAG GTTTCTGCGAGAACGAGGAAGAAATACTGCAGCAAAGTGGGGGAGATACAGATTCGCAGGAGTCCAGCTCCACGGGCGCGTCGTCCGAGGACGCGGTGCGGCGCGTGTCGCACGACGACTCCGTGTCCGACGACGACTGCAACCTGTACTACTACGACGCCGCAGCGGCCAGGCGCGTCGCCGTCGACAGCGCCACGGTTGTGCATGCG AACGCAAGCGGCAGcagcggcggcgggcgcggcccCGCGGCGGTGGGCTGGGGCTGCGGCTGGGAGGTGTCGTTCGCACGCGCCGAAGGCCTGCACGCGCACGGCCACGCGCGCGATGCATGCGCGCTTGGTGCCAGACTCGCTGCGGACCTGCTCGCTTGCCCTCCCGCACTTG GTGGCGGCGGCGGAGCGGGCGTGGGCGCGGTACTGAGCGCGGCGGCCGAGGCGCGTCGTGCGCGGAGGCGACATGCACCGTCGCCGCGCGTATGCGCCGCCAGCCACCGCCTGTCGTGCCTCGCGTCGGCCACGCTCGCCAAGTGCGCCTTCCTGTGTACC GTCCTCGCAGAATTCAACGAGCATCATGAACTAGCGTTCCGAGTAGGTTTATACGCATTGGAGATGGCTCGGCCGCCCGCCAGCACCAAGGCGTTAGAAGTGAAACTCAACAACCAAGAGACTGAGCTTGTGGCCTTGTTGAAGAAACTGCCCACTGGGCCCGAACAACTTGTGTTAGCGAGAGAAAAGGCAGAACAATTGCGCGATGGGACGCTGAG AAATCGAGGACCTGCATTGCTACCGATTGCGCTTGCAAGTTTCTTGTTCGACGTGCTTGTTTTGCCTGCTACAGACAAAGAAAATAAACATCCT ACAAGAGTGCCGTCAGATGAGATGTTAGGATTCGAAGCGGCGGTAGCAGCGTTGGGATTGAAAGCGAACGTTTCGGAAGCCGACCACCCTTTGCTCTGCGAAGGGACCAGGCGGCAGCGCGGCGAGTTGGCTCTCACTTTGCTCTCATTCTACAAGGATGACCCTGTCAAACTAGCCAGGATCATGAATAAG CTACTAGATCGTGACATCCACCAGCTGACGAAGGGCCCGATGGTCAGCATGTACTACACTAACAACGCGCGGTTGGCCGCCGCCTACCGAGCTGAGCCCACGTACAACCACCCTGTCCATTCTATTCATACGCAACATTCTGCTCCCGTTATACCACCGCCA GCACCACCATGCCCGCTCGTGGGTGAAATGGATCGGATGGCGGTTGCCGAAGGCGGCCCATCTCCGCCCGCAATGCCACATTCATCGCACCAATCTCATCAATCTCACCAGTCGCATCAGTCGCATCAATCGCATCAGTCACATCAATCCCATCAGTCTCATCAAGCGCATCAGTCACACCAAACGCATCAGTCACACCAAACGCATCAGTCTCACACCAACACGCACCAACAACTCCCCAGACTTAAGGACTCAAG atACAAAGGCAAACGGCTATATCCATCAGTACCAAACCAACCGTCCGAAGCATTGGCCCACTTTATGTTCGAGCTGGCTAAGTCTGTACTGTTCAAGGCTGGGGGCTCGTCCAGCACCAGTTTGTTCACACAGACGTCCTGTGCGAGGGAACACCATGGACCACACAG agGGTTACATATGGCAGCATTTCAGTTGGGCCTTTACGCGTTAGGTCTACATAATTGTGTTAGTGCGAATTGGTTAAGTCGTACATATTCTTCACATGTCAGTTGGATCACAG GACAAGCAATGGATATTGGAGCCCCAGCTATTTTATTCCTGATCGACGCTTGGGAGGGTCACCTGACGCCACCTGAAGCAGCTGGAATTGCTGACAAG GCGTCGTCGGGTTGCGACGTGCACATGGTGCGCGCGGCCGCGGAGCTGGCGCTGTCGGTGCTGCCGCACGCGCACGCGCTCAACTACAACGAGATCCAGCGCGCCGTGCTGCAGTGCAAGGAGCAGAGCGACGCCATGCTCGAGCGCGCCTGCCTCACCGTCGAGGCCGCCGCCAAAG gtGGAGGAGTATACCCTGAAGTGCTGTACACCGTGGCACGCTACTGGCACGAGCTATACTTGCGACAAGCGAGCGAGGAGGGCGAGGGCGCGCCCGAGGAGCCAGCATACCGCGCGCTGCCGCCGGTGGCCGTGCCGCTGCCCTACCCGCTGCCGTACCCCTTCTACCCCTACCCGCCGCCCGCCATCTACCAGCTGCAGGTCACGCAGCCCGCTCAC TTCGGCGGAGCGGGCCCGGCGCACCCCGGCGCGCCGTTCGCGCTGCCGCCGTACTTCGTGCGTGGCATCGTGGCGCCGCCGCACGCGCTGCCGCAGCACGTGGCGCACGCGCCGCTCGCGCACCCGCCACCCATCGCCGTCACG CAGCACCCAGCCCCAATTCCGCCCCCATTACCGGCGTCGGTGCCCACGGCTGCCGTGAGCAGCGTAGGCGTGAGTGGAGTGAACGGAGTGGCAGTGAGCACTGTGAGCGTGAGTGGGGTGAGCGGCTCAGTAGCCACCAACGTTGGCTCGCCGGCACTGCCTCAAGCCCAGCTGAGGAGACTGTTGGCCGCTTACCGTGTTGGAATGTTGGCTTTGGAGACCCAAGCGAGACGCGTACACGATGACCGCCCACAGAATAAATTTGGaag ttTCGTGTCATCCAGAAACCCGCCGTACGGCGAGCACGTAAAGTGGTTGCTGCGCATCTCCAAGCGTCTGGGCGCGCAGTACCTCCACCAGTTCTGCGTGTGCGCCGTCAACTCGGTGGTGTCGCCGTTCGTGCTGTACGAGCTGTGCGTGGAGTCCGCGCACTGGCTGGCGCGCGGCGGCCCGCACCACCTCGTGATGCAACACCTGCGCGGCACGCTGGCGCCGCTCGTCCACAAGTGTCAGCAGAT GTACATCCAGTGCATACATCAGAAGCTGTACCACCTGACGTCGGTGGAGTACGAGGAGTTCGTGGGCATCGTGCTGTCGGCGCGCACCGCCTTCCAGCTCACTCCCGAGGGCAACACGCAGTTCAAGGAGTGGCTCGCCTCGCTGCGCAG ATCTAAATCGTGCAAGAAGGACCTGTGGACGCAGCTGAACGCGGCGCTGCAGACGAACGGCAAATGA
- the LOC123867819 gene encoding zinc finger SWIM domain-containing protein 8 homolog isoform X1: protein MTRAQFNVAVTFDRQKISSCNCTCSSSAHWCSHIVAVCLYRIHLPTQVCLRAPVSESLQRLRRDQLQKFAQYLISELPRQVLPTAQRILDELLSAQPNQINTTCGAPDPTAGASAYEYTSWFLDEKTLHNNINKILVKFCVPTPIVFSDVNYLSTSAPPAAAEWSSLLRPLRGREPEGMWNLLSIVREMFKRSDRNAIPLLEIITEEVMACEQIIVWWYSTKAALVAWGGGGKHGAAGNSAAQHACSSLCDEVVILWRLAALNPGLAPHERDTLHEQFAQWHMKVLDKVAKNRNNHNINTSSSSHPRHSRAHSHPPYINGISENEVFPGFHPAMEACFLEWDDYQIPGVTYTKELNPLYHSPFTIFRHSEKDSVHQVNSSKAVLNNEMSLSYRLTNPDPSIQGHRTLVHRPNRVTIDIAMPGPSNQPCGSGEGPSEVRDTGPNDGNHSSVSSEGFCENEEEILQQSGGDTDSQESSSTGASSEDAVRRVSHDDSVSDDDCNLYYYDAAAARRVAVDSATVVHANASGSSGGGRGPAAVGWGCGWEVSFARAEGLHAHGHARDACALGARLAADLLACPPALVWDSGGGGGAGVGAVLSAAAEARRARRRHAPSPRVCAASHRLSCLASATLAKCAFLCTVLAEFNEHHELAFRVGLYALEMARPPASTKALEVKLNNQETELVALLKKLPTGPEQLVLAREKAEQLRDGTLRNRGPALLPIALASFLFDVLVLPATDKENKHPTRVPSDEMLGFEAAVAALGLKANVSEADHPLLCEGTRRQRGELALTLLSFYKDDPVKLARIMNKLLDRDIHQLTKGPMVSMYYTNNARLAAAYRAEPTYNHPVHSIHTQHSAPVIPPPAPPCPLVGEMDRMAVAEGGPSPPAMPHSSHQSHQSHQSHQSHQSHQSHQSHQSHQAHQSHQTHQSHQTHQSHTNTHQQLPRLKDSRYKGKRLYPSVPNQPSEALAHFMFELAKSVLFKAGGSSSTSLFTQTSCAREHHGPHRGLHMAAFQLGLYALGLHNCVSANWLSRTYSSHVSWITGQAMDIGAPAILFLIDAWEGHLTPPEAAGIADKASSGCDVHMVRAAAELALSVLPHAHALNYNEIQRAVLQCKEQSDAMLERACLTVEAAAKGGGVYPEVLYTVARYWHELYLRQASEEGEGAPEEPAYRALPPVAVPLPYPLPYPFYPYPPPAIYQLQVTQPAHFGGAGPAHPGAPFALPPYFVRGIVAPPHALPQHVAHAPLAHPPPIAVTHPAPIPPPLPASVPTAAVSSVGVSGVNGVAVSTVSVSGVSGSVATNVGSPALPQAQLRRLLAAYRVGMLALETQARRVHDDRPQNKFGSFVSSRNPPYGEHVKWLLRISKRLGAQYLHQFCVCAVNSVVSPFVLYELCVESAHWLARGGPHHLVMQHLRGTLAPLVHKCQQMYIQCIHQKLYHLTSVEYEEFVGIVLSARTAFQLTPEGNTQFKEWLASLRRSKSCKKDLWTQLNAALQTNGK, encoded by the exons ATGACCAGAGCTCAGTTCAATGTGGCAGTAACATTTGACAGACAGAAAATTTCTTCATGTAATTGTACTTGTTCATCATCTGCTCATTGGTGTTCTCATATTGTTGCAGTCTGTCTATACAGAATACAttta cCAACGCAAGTATGTCTGCGAGCACCTGTATCAGAATCGTTACAAAGACTACGAAGAGATCAGTTACAAAAATTCGCGCAGTATCTAATATCAGAACTACCGCGACAAGTTCTACCAACGGCTCAACGGATTTTGGACGAGTTACTGTCGGCTCAACCTAACCAGATAAACACGACCTGCGGCGCACCCGACCCTACCGCTGGAGCGTCAGCCTATGAGTACACTTCCTGGTTTCTGGACGAAAAAACCTTGCATAACAACATCAATAAGATTTTAGTGAAGTTTTGTGTTCCAACACCGATAGTCTTCAG TGATGTGAACTACCTTAGTACGAGCGCTCCGCCCGCGGCCGCAGAATGGTCGTCACTGTTGAGACCCCTCCGAGGCAGAGAGCCGGAGGGGATGTGGAACTTACTCTCCATTGTGCGGGAAATGTTCAAACGGAGTGACAGGAATGCTATACCTTTGTTGGAGATCATTACGGAGGAGGTCATGGCGTGTGAACAG ATCATAGTATGGTGGTACAGCACAAAGGCGGCGCTAGTGGCGTGGGGCGGCGGCGGCAAGCACGGCGCCGCTGGCAACTCCGCCGCTCAACACGCCTGCTCGTCGCTTTGTGACGAG GTTGTGATCCTTTGGCGACTTGCGGCACTAAACCCAGGATTGGCGCCGCACGAGAGAGACACTTTGCACGAGCAGTTTGCACAGTGGCATATGAAAGTTCTTGATAAG GTGGCAAAGAATCGCAACAACCACAACATAAACACGTCGTCGTCATCACACCCGCGACATTCTCGCGCGCACTCGCACCCGCCTTACATCAACGGCATCAGCGAAAACGAGGTGTTCCCCGGCTTCCATCCAGCCATGGAAGCCTGCTTCCTCGAGTGGGATGACTACCAGATACCGGGCGTCACTTACACTAAAGAACTGAACCCTCTGTACCACAGCCCTTTCACTATATTCCGGCATTCCGAAAAGGATAGTGTTCATCAG GTGAATTCTTCAAAAGCAGTGTTGAACAACGAGATGTCGCTCAGTTATCGGCTCACGAACCCGGACCCTTCGATCCAGGGACACAGGACGTTGGTGCACAGGCCTAACCGAGTGACGATCGATATTGCTATGCCGGGCCCTTCCAATCAG cCCTGCGGTTCTGGAGAAGGTCCAAGTGAAGTTCGAGATACTGGCCCAAATGACGGAAATCATTCCAGTGTATCATCTGAAG GTTTCTGCGAGAACGAGGAAGAAATACTGCAGCAAAGTGGGGGAGATACAGATTCGCAGGAGTCCAGCTCCACGGGCGCGTCGTCCGAGGACGCGGTGCGGCGCGTGTCGCACGACGACTCCGTGTCCGACGACGACTGCAACCTGTACTACTACGACGCCGCAGCGGCCAGGCGCGTCGCCGTCGACAGCGCCACGGTTGTGCATGCG AACGCAAGCGGCAGcagcggcggcgggcgcggcccCGCGGCGGTGGGCTGGGGCTGCGGCTGGGAGGTGTCGTTCGCACGCGCCGAAGGCCTGCACGCGCACGGCCACGCGCGCGATGCATGCGCGCTTGGTGCCAGACTCGCTGCGGACCTGCTCGCTTGCCCTCCCGCACTTG TTTGGGATTCAGGTGGCGGCGGCGGAGCGGGCGTGGGCGCGGTACTGAGCGCGGCGGCCGAGGCGCGTCGTGCGCGGAGGCGACATGCACCGTCGCCGCGCGTATGCGCCGCCAGCCACCGCCTGTCGTGCCTCGCGTCGGCCACGCTCGCCAAGTGCGCCTTCCTGTGTACC GTCCTCGCAGAATTCAACGAGCATCATGAACTAGCGTTCCGAGTAGGTTTATACGCATTGGAGATGGCTCGGCCGCCCGCCAGCACCAAGGCGTTAGAAGTGAAACTCAACAACCAAGAGACTGAGCTTGTGGCCTTGTTGAAGAAACTGCCCACTGGGCCCGAACAACTTGTGTTAGCGAGAGAAAAGGCAGAACAATTGCGCGATGGGACGCTGAG AAATCGAGGACCTGCATTGCTACCGATTGCGCTTGCAAGTTTCTTGTTCGACGTGCTTGTTTTGCCTGCTACAGACAAAGAAAATAAACATCCT ACAAGAGTGCCGTCAGATGAGATGTTAGGATTCGAAGCGGCGGTAGCAGCGTTGGGATTGAAAGCGAACGTTTCGGAAGCCGACCACCCTTTGCTCTGCGAAGGGACCAGGCGGCAGCGCGGCGAGTTGGCTCTCACTTTGCTCTCATTCTACAAGGATGACCCTGTCAAACTAGCCAGGATCATGAATAAG CTACTAGATCGTGACATCCACCAGCTGACGAAGGGCCCGATGGTCAGCATGTACTACACTAACAACGCGCGGTTGGCCGCCGCCTACCGAGCTGAGCCCACGTACAACCACCCTGTCCATTCTATTCATACGCAACATTCTGCTCCCGTTATACCACCGCCA GCACCACCATGCCCGCTCGTGGGTGAAATGGATCGGATGGCGGTTGCCGAAGGCGGCCCATCTCCGCCCGCAATGCCACATTCATCGCACCAATCTCATCAATCTCACCAGTCGCATCAGTCGCATCAATCGCATCAGTCACATCAATCCCATCAGTCTCATCAAGCGCATCAGTCACACCAAACGCATCAGTCACACCAAACGCATCAGTCTCACACCAACACGCACCAACAACTCCCCAGACTTAAGGACTCAAG atACAAAGGCAAACGGCTATATCCATCAGTACCAAACCAACCGTCCGAAGCATTGGCCCACTTTATGTTCGAGCTGGCTAAGTCTGTACTGTTCAAGGCTGGGGGCTCGTCCAGCACCAGTTTGTTCACACAGACGTCCTGTGCGAGGGAACACCATGGACCACACAG agGGTTACATATGGCAGCATTTCAGTTGGGCCTTTACGCGTTAGGTCTACATAATTGTGTTAGTGCGAATTGGTTAAGTCGTACATATTCTTCACATGTCAGTTGGATCACAG GACAAGCAATGGATATTGGAGCCCCAGCTATTTTATTCCTGATCGACGCTTGGGAGGGTCACCTGACGCCACCTGAAGCAGCTGGAATTGCTGACAAG GCGTCGTCGGGTTGCGACGTGCACATGGTGCGCGCGGCCGCGGAGCTGGCGCTGTCGGTGCTGCCGCACGCGCACGCGCTCAACTACAACGAGATCCAGCGCGCCGTGCTGCAGTGCAAGGAGCAGAGCGACGCCATGCTCGAGCGCGCCTGCCTCACCGTCGAGGCCGCCGCCAAAG gtGGAGGAGTATACCCTGAAGTGCTGTACACCGTGGCACGCTACTGGCACGAGCTATACTTGCGACAAGCGAGCGAGGAGGGCGAGGGCGCGCCCGAGGAGCCAGCATACCGCGCGCTGCCGCCGGTGGCCGTGCCGCTGCCCTACCCGCTGCCGTACCCCTTCTACCCCTACCCGCCGCCCGCCATCTACCAGCTGCAGGTCACGCAGCCCGCTCAC TTCGGCGGAGCGGGCCCGGCGCACCCCGGCGCGCCGTTCGCGCTGCCGCCGTACTTCGTGCGTGGCATCGTGGCGCCGCCGCACGCGCTGCCGCAGCACGTGGCGCACGCGCCGCTCGCGCACCCGCCACCCATCGCCGTCACG CACCCAGCCCCAATTCCGCCCCCATTACCGGCGTCGGTGCCCACGGCTGCCGTGAGCAGCGTAGGCGTGAGTGGAGTGAACGGAGTGGCAGTGAGCACTGTGAGCGTGAGTGGGGTGAGCGGCTCAGTAGCCACCAACGTTGGCTCGCCGGCACTGCCTCAAGCCCAGCTGAGGAGACTGTTGGCCGCTTACCGTGTTGGAATGTTGGCTTTGGAGACCCAAGCGAGACGCGTACACGATGACCGCCCACAGAATAAATTTGGaag ttTCGTGTCATCCAGAAACCCGCCGTACGGCGAGCACGTAAAGTGGTTGCTGCGCATCTCCAAGCGTCTGGGCGCGCAGTACCTCCACCAGTTCTGCGTGTGCGCCGTCAACTCGGTGGTGTCGCCGTTCGTGCTGTACGAGCTGTGCGTGGAGTCCGCGCACTGGCTGGCGCGCGGCGGCCCGCACCACCTCGTGATGCAACACCTGCGCGGCACGCTGGCGCCGCTCGTCCACAAGTGTCAGCAGAT GTACATCCAGTGCATACATCAGAAGCTGTACCACCTGACGTCGGTGGAGTACGAGGAGTTCGTGGGCATCGTGCTGTCGGCGCGCACCGCCTTCCAGCTCACTCCCGAGGGCAACACGCAGTTCAAGGAGTGGCTCGCCTCGCTGCGCAG ATCTAAATCGTGCAAGAAGGACCTGTGGACGCAGCTGAACGCGGCGCTGCAGACGAACGGCAAATGA